In Zingiber officinale cultivar Zhangliang chromosome 6A, Zo_v1.1, whole genome shotgun sequence, a single genomic region encodes these proteins:
- the LOC121994880 gene encoding transcription termination factor MTERF8, chloroplastic-like codes for MKRLLYFSFLCKTVSSIRSPRSHDAALLFAVLPYSASATAAAASSTTGKHMFMAQYLIDSCGFNQEKATEASKLLKGIQSRQQPDSVLAFLKSYGFDDASVKKLVHCFPQCLLLDLEKALSPRLRAFEDLGLSPSDIIHLVRSNPSTIQMKHERIRSKIEFWQGLLSSKDALVKLIKRNRAILTFSIEKKIQPNLELLRECGLDGPKLAFVLRNCPLIVAQNADFLKSLICRAEDLGVPRTSGMFHCTLFALFNVSPEKFKMQMEFFQSFGWSEDDFVVAFQKCPTFLLASLTVLQRKMEFLINEAGYTSSYIAIRPVILTLSLERRLIPRHRILATLKSRGHCERDYKVTTYMMLSEAKFVEKYIILYKDRYPDLSELYASLNHTNGSDSGLQ; via the coding sequence ATGAAGAGGCTACTTTACTTCTCCTTCCTCTGCAAAACTGTGTCTTCCATTCGTTCTCCTCGCTCCCACGATGCTGCCCTCCTCTTTGCCGTCTTACCTTACTCGGCCTCtgccaccgccgccgccgcctcatcCACCACTGGGAAGCACATGTTCATGGCCCAATACCTCATCGACTCATGTGGCTTCAACCAGGAGAAAGCCACCGAGGCCTCGAAGCTTCTCAAGGGCATTCAATCCCGGCAGCAGCCCGACTCCGTCCTTGCTTTCCTCAAAAGTTACGGCTTCGATGACGCATCAGTAAAAAAGCTCGTACATTGCTTCCCCCAATGTCTTCTTTTGGACTTAGAGAAGGCACTTTCCCCAAGGCTTCGAGCTTTCGAAGATCTGGGTCTCTCCCCATCCGACATCATCCACCTAGTCAGGTCGAATCCCTCCACCATCCAAATGAAACACGAGCGCATTCGATCTAAGATCGAATTTTGGCAAGGCCTTCTCAGCTCCAAGGATGCACTGGTGAAGTTGATCAAGAGAAACCGAGCGATTCTTACGTTCAGCATCGAGAAGAAGATCCAGCCCAACCTTGAGTTGCTTCGGGAATGTGGCTTGGACGGCCCAAAACTTGCCTTTGTGTTGCGGAATTGCCCCCTGATCGTGGCACAGAATGCTGATTTTCTGAAGTCCTTGATCTGTCGTGCTGAGGACTTGGGAGTGCCACGGACATCGGGGATGTTCCATTGCACTCTGTTTGCACTCTTCAATGTCAGTCcagagaagttcaagatgcaaatgGAATTCTTCCAGAGCTTTGGGTGGTCAGAGGACGATTTTGTTGTGGCATTCCAGAAATGTCCTACCTTCCTGCTTGCATCTTTGACGGTTTTACAGAGAAAAATGGAGTTCTTGATAAATGAGGCAGGATATACTTCTTCTTACATTGCTATACGTCCAGTAATATTGACACTCAGCTTGGAGAGAAGGTTGATTCCAAGACATCGGATCTTGGCAACTTTGAAGTCTAGGGGGCACTGTGAAAGGGATTACAAAGTGACAACATACATGATGCTTTCCGAGGCTAAATTCGTAGAGAAGTACATTATCCTCTACAAGGACAGGTATCCAGATCTGAGTGAACTCTATGCTAGTTTAAACCATACTAATGGTTCTGATTCTGGACTTCAATGA